Sequence from the Xenorhabdus nematophila ATCC 19061 genome:
CATGACGCTGGGCATGCTCAATCAATCTCAGGCCCAGCGTTTGGCGGAGGCAGGTCTGGACTATTACAACCATAACTTAGACACCTCACCAGAATTTTACGGCAATATCATTACGACCCGCAGTTATCAGGACAGACTGGATACCTTGGATAAAGTCAGGGAAGCGGGCATCAAAGTTTGTTCAGGTGGGATCGTTGGTCTGGGTGAACAAATCCGTGATCGGGCTGCATTGTTGGTACAATTGGCAAATTTACCCAAGCCACCGGAAAGTGTGCCGATTAATATGTTGGTAAAAGTGAAAGGTACACCATTGGAAGATAATCAGGATGTTGATCCTTTCGACTTTATCCGCACCATTGCTGTGGCTCGGATCATGATGCCAAAATCTCATGTCCGCTTATCCGCAGGGCGTGAGCAAATGAATGAGCAAACTCAGGCTATGTGCTTCATGGCGGGAGCCAACTCCATTTTTTACGGTTGTAAATTGCTGACTACACCAAATCCGGATGAAGATAAAGATTTGCAATTATTTCGTCGATTGGGGATTAACCCTCAACAGACAAAGACGACATTTGGTGATAATCAACAGCAACAGAACTTGACGGAAGCCATTATTCATAATGCTGGTGATGAACAATTCTATAACGCGGCAATATAATGAGCTGGTCAGATTCACTCTCCGGGCATTTGGCCGAACGCCGGGGAACGTCGCTATGGCGTAACAGACAAGTCCATCAGGGTTCTGATGGGCGTTTATTACTCACTTCAGATGGCCAATATCTGAACTTCTCCAGCAATGACTACCTTGGGTTGAGCCGGCATCCTCAGATTATTGCCGCATGGCAACAGGGCGCTGAGCAATATGGTGTAGGAAGTGGCGGCTCAGGGCATGTCACAGGTTACACGACAGCACATCACGCATTGGAACAGCAATTGGCGGAATGGCTGGGATATTCCCGTGCCTTATTGTTTATTTCTGGTTATGCCGCTAATCAGGGTGTCATTGCTGCTTTGATGGAGAAAGATGATCGCATTATTGCTGATCGTCTCAGTCATGCTTCATTGATGGAGGCTGCCATGCACTCTCCTGCACAATTTCGGCGTTTTCTGCATAACGACATGAATTCATTGCAGCAGCATCTGTCAAAAGCGTGCGCAGGTAAGACATTGGTGGTCACGGAAGGCATTTTTAGTATGGATGGGGATTGTGCCCCTCTTGAAGCCATTGCACAGCAAGCAAAGTCCGCAGAAAGCTGGCTGATGGTGGATGATGCCCACGGCATCGGCGTTCATGGTGATGAGGGCCGTGGCAGTTGCTGGCGGCAAAATGTCAAAGCGGAAATTTTGATCGTGACTTTTGGTAAAGCATTCGGGCTGAGTGGCGCCGCCGTTTTGTGTGATGAGCAAACCGCAGAATATTTACTCCAATATGCCCGGCATCTCATTTACAGCACCTCAATGCCACCTGCACAGGCCGTCGCCCTTTCCGAAGCAGTGCGACAAATCAGGGCTGGGGAAGAACGGCGTCAGGCATTGCAGAATAATATCGGTTATTTCCGCTGTGAAGCACAACATTTGCCTTTTTCCCTGATGGATTCAGCAACTGCCATTCAGCCGTTAGTCATTGGCGATAATGCGCGTTGTATCGCGCTATCTCAGGCACTCAGGCAGAAAAAAGTATGGGTTAAGGGGATACTTCCACCCACGGTTCCTCCTGACAGTGCCCGTTTGCGCATTACGCTGACAGCAAGCCATACACAACAGGATATTGATGTATTACTGGAGGCTTTGCATGGATCTGGCGGCTAAATCTGTCGATAAGCAAGCAATAGCAGGGGCTTTCGGGCGCGCGGCTTCCAAATATGACTCGGTGGCTAAATTGCAACAGCAAACCGGCGAATACTTAATGGAATTAATACGGGCAGAAAATACCGGAATGCGGATATTGGATGCAGGATGTGGAACGGGTTTTTTCAGCAAACGCTGGAAACAGCGGGGTAAACAGGTTATCGCTTTAGAT
This genomic interval carries:
- the bioF gene encoding 8-amino-7-oxononanoate synthase codes for the protein MSWSDSLSGHLAERRGTSLWRNRQVHQGSDGRLLLTSDGQYLNFSSNDYLGLSRHPQIIAAWQQGAEQYGVGSGGSGHVTGYTTAHHALEQQLAEWLGYSRALLFISGYAANQGVIAALMEKDDRIIADRLSHASLMEAAMHSPAQFRRFLHNDMNSLQQHLSKACAGKTLVVTEGIFSMDGDCAPLEAIAQQAKSAESWLMVDDAHGIGVHGDEGRGSCWRQNVKAEILIVTFGKAFGLSGAAVLCDEQTAEYLLQYARHLIYSTSMPPAQAVALSEAVRQIRAGEERRQALQNNIGYFRCEAQHLPFSLMDSATAIQPLVIGDNARCIALSQALRQKKVWVKGILPPTVPPDSARLRITLTASHTQQDIDVLLEALHGSGG
- the bioB gene encoding biotin synthase BioB, which codes for MSERQQWTIKQTQALFDKPFFELLFQAQQIHREHFDPQQVQVSTLLSIKTGACPEDCKYCPQSSRYKTGLEKERLMEVEKVIESAHKAKKAGSTRFCMGAAWKNPHERDMPYLEKMVTEVKALGMETCMTLGMLNQSQAQRLAEAGLDYYNHNLDTSPEFYGNIITTRSYQDRLDTLDKVREAGIKVCSGGIVGLGEQIRDRAALLVQLANLPKPPESVPINMLVKVKGTPLEDNQDVDPFDFIRTIAVARIMMPKSHVRLSAGREQMNEQTQAMCFMAGANSIFYGCKLLTTPNPDEDKDLQLFRRLGINPQQTKTTFGDNQQQQNLTEAIIHNAGDEQFYNAAI